Within Planktothrix serta PCC 8927, the genomic segment AGTCCAAGAAGCTGCTGAAAAACATCCTCAATTACAAGATCTTCAGGATATTACTTGGCATTTAATTGGTCATTTACAATCTAATAAAGCAGCAAAAGCATTACAACTGTTTCAATGGATTCAATCTATAGATAGTTTGAATTTAGCCTTACGTTTAGATCGCCTCGCCGGGGAGTTGGGGTATCAGCCTCAAGTTTGCCTTCAAGTTAAAATTTTGCCCGATCCGAATAAGTTTGGCTGGACTATCCCCGAACTTTTGGCAGACTTACCCCAATTAAACCAATGTCAGTATCTTAAAATTAAAGGTTTAATGACGATTCCTCCTTTAGGCTTAAGTGAGTCAGAAACCCTTGATGTATTTGAACGCACCCGTGAGTTAGCGCAAACAATTCAACAGCAGAATTGGACTAATATTGAGATGCAACAATTATCAATGGGAATGTCAGAAGATTATTCTCTGGCTATTCAAAAAGGTGCTACCATGATCCGATTAGGGCGGATAATTTTTGGGCAGAGGAGGAATTAAACCAAAAACTTACTGTAAAATAGGCGAGTCTTACAAAAATTCAATATATCTCACACTCTCAACCCATCTCAAGTGGCTGTTGAGTTAAAATTCTAAATTCGTGATGGAGACTAGACTGTGAACAGACTTTTTACTAGACTAAAAGATTTTGTAGGGTTCAATGACTCTGTAGAATACGATTACGAATACGATGAAATGGAGGGGGAGCGCTACCCCGGTAATTATCCCCCCCCACAGGAACAACCTGTCCCTCAACCGATGGTGGCAGAGGAACCTCGTGCATCTCGTCGTTCACAACGATCTGTTGGCTCTATGGGTAGTGGTGTAATGTCTGAAGTTGGAATGGGATCAACCATGAATAATGTTATTGGAATGCCTGGCGCTCTGAATGGAATTTCTGAAGTGGTGGTGATGGAACCCCGCACCTTTGAAGAAATGCCGACTGCTATTCGGGCTCTCAAAGAACGCAAATCTGTAGTTTTAAATTTAACCTTAATGGACCCAGATCAAGCCCAAAGAGCCGTTGACTTTGTGGCGGGTGGAACCTTTGCTCTCGATGGTCATCAAGAACGTATTGGCGAAAGCATTTTCCTGTTTACCCCCAGTTGCGTTCAAGTCAGAACTCAAGGCGGTAATGTTGTCCACGAAGGTATTCCTCAAGCGCGTAACCCCCGCATGAGTACCCCAACAGCCCCCGTTTGGCAACCAGCCCAAGCCATTCAATAAATTAGCTGTTGACAGTTGACAGTTGACAACCTGTAGGGGTTGGGTCTCCCAACCCTTTTAGCACCTGGGTTGGGAGACCCAACCCCTACCTTAAAATATTACTTATTCTATGTTTAAATTAGGTGTAAT encodes:
- a CDS encoding YggS family pyridoxal phosphate-dependent enzyme; this translates as MTDLITEQIAKIRDSIPESVRLIAVTKTVSVEAIRIAYHAGIRDFAENRVQEAAEKHPQLQDLQDITWHLIGHLQSNKAAKALQLFQWIQSIDSLNLALRLDRLAGELGYQPQVCLQVKILPDPNKFGWTIPELLADLPQLNQCQYLKIKGLMTIPPLGLSESETLDVFERTRELAQTIQQQNWTNIEMQQLSMGMSEDYSLAIQKGATMIRLGRIIFGQRRN
- a CDS encoding cell division protein SepF: MNRLFTRLKDFVGFNDSVEYDYEYDEMEGERYPGNYPPPQEQPVPQPMVAEEPRASRRSQRSVGSMGSGVMSEVGMGSTMNNVIGMPGALNGISEVVVMEPRTFEEMPTAIRALKERKSVVLNLTLMDPDQAQRAVDFVAGGTFALDGHQERIGESIFLFTPSCVQVRTQGGNVVHEGIPQARNPRMSTPTAPVWQPAQAIQ